From Elaeis guineensis isolate ETL-2024a chromosome 16, EG11, whole genome shotgun sequence, a single genomic window includes:
- the LOC105059493 gene encoding RING-H2 finger protein ATL79-like: MPSPYHEDPLSSPPPPHAAAAAAGPSNGWGPYSGAGDFGANMLIILAALFVALLFALLLNAVIRFLFCAAARRRLFRHRHPAPADPEKQMAPLPAEAEAAPTLVFSPGTRLAGAEAECAICLAEFVDGDRVRVLAPCNHGFHVRCIERWLAARSSCPTCRARCHVAVRAAGNSPVVAEP, translated from the coding sequence ATGCCGTCCCCCTACCACGAGGACCCCCTCTCTTCCCCCCCGCCACCtcacgccgccgccgccgccgccggcccCTCGAACGGGTGGGGCCCCTATTCCGGCGCGGGCGACTTCGGGGCCAACATGCTCATCATCCTCGCCGCGCTCTTCGTCGCCCTCCTCTTCGCCCTCCTGCTCAACGCTGTCATCCGCTTCCTCTTCTGCGCCGCCGCTCGACGCCGCCTCTTCCGCCACCGCCACCCCGCGCCGGCGGACCCCGAGAAGCAGATGGCGCCGCTGCCCGCGGAGGCGGAGGCGGCGCCGACGCTGGTGTTCTCGCCGGGGACGAGGCTGGCCGGGGCGGAGGCGGAGTGCGCCATCTGTCTCGCCGAGTTCGTGGACGGGGACCGGGTGAGGGTTCTGGCGCCCTGTAACCATGGCTTCCATGTCCGGTGCATCGAGCGGTGGCTGGCCGCCCGGAGCTCCTGTCCGACCTGCCGGGCCAGATGCCACGTAGCGGTGCGCGCCGCGGGGAACAGCCCGGTGGTGGCCGAGCCTTAG